Proteins encoded together in one Coffea arabica cultivar ET-39 chromosome 2c, Coffea Arabica ET-39 HiFi, whole genome shotgun sequence window:
- the LOC113727773 gene encoding uncharacterized protein: MAQSNNSVAGVDNTFRKKFDREEYLQRAREREEKEAETKFKKSKGPPVQRKPLKHRDYQVDLESRLGKTQVVTPVAPLSQQAGYYCSVCECVVKDSANYLDHINGKKHQRALGMSMRVERASLEQVQQRFELLKKRKDTVGFTEQDFDERILKQQQEEEERKRQRREKKKEKKKEKAVEEEPELDPDVAAMMGFGGFRSTKK, translated from the exons ATGGCTCAATCTAATAATAGC gTCGCTGGAGTTGACAACACTTTCCGCAAGAAATTCGATCGAGAAGAGTATTTGCAACGTGCTCGCGAACGTGAAGAAAAG GAGGCAGAGACGAAGTTCAAAAAAT CCAAAGGTCCACCAGTGCAGAGGAAACCCTTGAAGCACAGAGATTATCAAGTCGACCTTGAATCTCGATTAGGAAAGACTCAG GTTGTCACTCCGGTTGCACCCCTAAGCCAACAG GCAGGATACTACTGCTCGGTTTGTGAATGTGTAGTAAAAGATTCAGCAAATTACTTGGACCATATTAATGGGAAGAAGC atCAACGAGCTCTGGGTATGTCTATGCGGGTGGAGCGGGCATCCCTGGAGCAG GTCCAGCAGCGGTTCGAGCTTCTCAAGAAACGGAAAGACACTGTAGGGTTTACTGAGcaag ACTTTGATGAGAGAATCTTGAAGCAGCAGCAAGAAGAGGAGGAAAGGAAGCGCCAGCGccgtgaaaaaaagaaagagaagaag AAAGAGAAGGCTGTAGAAGAGGAACCTGAATTAGATCCTGATGTTGCGGCTATGATGGGCTTTGGGGGATTTCGATCTACCAAAAAGTGA
- the LOC113727774 gene encoding pentatricopeptide repeat-containing protein At1g09190-like: protein MNRGSGKAVERRLLHLLHGRKTRTHLTEIHAHFLRHHLHHSNQLLSHFVSVCGSLNKMPYANLIFQQFQHPNILLFNSMMKGYSLCGPYKKSLHIFTAMKSRDIMPDEFTFAPLLKACTNLGDPELGEAVHKEVLVLGFERFGSIRIGIVELYSSCERMDDARKVFHEMSHSDVVVWNLMIRGYCKIGNFKMGFQLFRQMDERSVVSWNTIISCLAQIGRDKDALELFHEMRDGGFEPDEATVVTMLPVCGRLREVEVGRWIHSFVESNGLFQDFVTVGNALVDFYCKCGDLNTAFLVFRKMARKNVVSWNAMISGVAFNGKGELGVELFDEMTDEGVSPNDSTFVGVLACCVHAGLLQRGRDLFSLMFGKHSINPKLEHFGCMVDLLGRSGCLKEAFDLIETMPMKPNARLWGALLSSCRTHGDMELAERAVKELINLEPWNSGNYVLLSNIYAERGDWDEVEKLRVLMGENSVIKVPGQSMFG, encoded by the coding sequence ATGAACAGAGGAAGCGGGAAGGCGGTGGAGCGGAGGCTCCTCCACCTTCTGCACGGCCGGAAAACCCGAACCCACCTCACTGAAATCCATGCTCACTTCCTCCGCCACCATCTCCACCACTCCAACCAGCTCCTCTCCCATTTCGTCTCCGTCTGCGGCTCCCTCAATAAAATGCCTTATGCCAACCTTATCTTTCAACAATTTCAACACCCCAATATcctcctctttaactccatgaTGAAGGGCTACTCCTTATGCGGGCCTTACAAAAAATCCCTTCATATATTTACGGCCATGAAAAGCCGCGACATTATGCCCGATGAGTTTACGTTTGCGCCTTTACTTAAGGCGTGTACGAATCTTGGTGACCCTGAATTGGGTGAAGCGGTTCATAAAGAGGTGCTTGTTCTTGGGTTTGAGAGATTTGGGTCTATTAGGATAGGAATTGTGGAGCTATACTCGAGTTGTGAGAGGATGGATGATGCAAGGAAGGTGTTTCATGAAATGTCTCATTCAGATGTGGTTGTTTGGAACTTGATGATTCGTGGGTATTGTAAGAttggaaattttaaaatgggatttCAGCTGTTCAGGCAAATGGATGAGAGGAGTGTTGTCTCTTGGAATACAATAATTTCGTGTTTGGCGCAGATTGGGAGGGATAAGGATGCTTTGGAGCTTTTTCATGAAATGCGGGATGGTGGGTTTGAGCCGGATGAGGCGACTGTGGTTACTATGTTGCCGGTCTGTGGCCGATTGAGGGAAGTTGAGGTTGGTAGGTGGATTCACTCTTTTGTCGAGTCAAATGGTCTCTTTCAAGATTTTGTAACAGTCGGTAACGCACTAGTTGACTTCTATTGCAAGTGCGGGGACCTAAATACTGCTTTTCTGGTATTTAGGAAGATGGCCAGGAAGAATGTGGTTTCTTGGAATGCAATGATTTCAGGTGTGGCTTTCAATGGCAAGGGGGAACTTGGGGTTGAATTGTTTGATGAGATGACAGATGAAGGTGTGAGCCCGAACGATTCAACTTTTGTGGGAGTTTTAGCATGTTGTGTCCATGCGGGATTGTTGCAAAGGGGTAGGGACTTGTTTAGCTTGATGTTTGGAAAGCATAGTATAAATCCAAAGCTTGAGCATTTTGGATGCATGGTCGATCTTCTTGGACGTAGTGGTTGCTTAAAAGAGGCCTTTGATCTAATAGAGACAATGCCAATGAAGCCAAATGCCCGATTATGGGGTGCACTGCTTAGTTCTTGCAGAACTCATGGTGATATGGAACTTGCAGAAAGAGCTGTTAAGGAGCTTATTAATCTGGAACCTTGGAATTCTGGAAACTATGTGCTGTTGTCAAATATATATGCAGAAAGGGGGGACTGGGATGAAGTTGAGAAGCTGAGAGTGTTAATGGGAGAAAACAGTGTGATTAAGGTGCCAGGACAGAGCATGTTTGGGTAA